From Apis mellifera strain DH4 linkage group LG5, Amel_HAv3.1, whole genome shotgun sequence, the proteins below share one genomic window:
- the LOC552692 gene encoding D-aspartate oxidase — protein sequence MKVVIIGGGIIGLTTALQLKHELRNAEITIFASDFNNTVSHVAAGIFRVGSSYFGPTEEITRCWIRDSYEYYDDIRKSHEASFAGITAISGYLFANSSPETVKNHWIEDLVPLYRKATDEEFELVEGNWKYGSFFRTLLTECKLHLPWARNKLEISGIKLIEKKLNSLTELVSDWDLIINCTGLGARSLCNDKRLVSIRGQILKVNAPWLKTFFYGELDTYIIPGFNGIVTLGGSRSFDSENLKPCLYESTAIHNRCKNLLPNIKKAEIVKVEVGLRPHRENNVRVEGEQIVKGFSKAILVHNYGHGGYGVCTAPGTAKYAIKLAKEMHKSSISKL from the exons atgaaagtGGTTATAATTGGAGGTGGAATAATTGGTTTAACCACAGCTTTACAATTAAAACATGAATTACGTAATGCtgaaattactatttttgcttccgattttaataataccgTTAGTCATGTGGCAGCTGGAATATTTAGAGTTGGTTCATCATATTTTGGACCAACTGAAGAAATAACAAG atgTTGGATACGAGATTCATATGAATATTACGATGATATTCGGAAGTCTCACGAAGCTTCCTTTGCTGGTATAACCGCTATATCTggttatttatttgcaaattcttCGCCAGAAACTGTTAag aatcattGGATCGAAGATTTAGTACCATTATATAGAAAAGCTACAGACGAAGAATTTGAATTAGTGGAAGGTAATTGGAAGTATGGCTCATTTTTTAGAACTCTTCTCACAGAGTGTAAACTGCATCTGCCATGGGCACGTAATAA aTTAGAAATAAGTGGaattaaattgatagaaaaaaaattgaattctctaACAGAACTTGTATCCGATTgggatttaattataaattgtacagGTCTCGGAGCACGATCTTTATGCAATGATAAACGTCTCGTTTCTATACGTGGTCAAATacttaaa gtaAATGCGCCATggttgaaaacatttttttatggcGAATTGGACACTTACATTATACCAGGTTTTAATGGTATAGTTACTCTAGGTGGTTCAAGGAGCTTTgattctgaaaatttaaaacctTGTCTGTATGAATCTACAGCAATTCATAATAGATGTAAAAACTTGCtaccaaatattaaaaaagcagAAATTGTAAAGGTAGAAGTTGGCTTAAGACCACATAGAGAAAACAATGTTAGAGTGGAAGGGGAACAAATCGTAAAAGGATTTTCCAAAGCTATC CTAGTGCATAATTATGGACATGGAGGTTACGGAGTGTGCACTGCGCCTGGAACTGCTAAATATGCCATTAAATTGGCAAAAGAAATGCATAAATcatctatttcaaaattataa